The following is a genomic window from Solanum lycopersicum chromosome 6, SLM_r2.1.
AAATACTCATTTCAATCTAAATCAGCTCCAAATTTGTTTGGTTCTTCCTATTAATTCAGTATATGTTTCACTAATTTTCGTTTTCTTGAAGATTTCCGCATTCCTTgcaatatgttattttcttaaaataatactaaattagagtcatttcatgcatttaacttggctttaaaaatatttcataccaAAACTttgtaattttcttaaaaagtcattattcaatcttcctttaaaattttggattgattttgacattgtttatttgaaaataaattacaagtactatctcctaacctatcgttagtgggaaactCAAAGGAACTATGAGGTCTAGTTCCAAATTTTTTAAACCGACGCATCCTCGGAAGTATcacctacccatgaatttcaaaaagaattatgtgcatttatatgtaaatgtttatgtgcctacgtgtgaactaaatcttttaaatcattttttaaaacataactattttttttatatataccgacctcaaatcaaaattgtttctatggtggaggagcgcgatcaataatatcgtggcatcatccctataaagaaacaaacatttttttaaataaaaattcatattcaaaacatgctcaattttcaaaaccttactttctcacatattagttgtttaatatttataaattttgtttataacttaGTCTCatgcttaaaataaataaaacttgattgtttatttattgtcatTACCTAGCCTTACATGCTTAAATTAAtagtattaattgttttatatttgttatcacttagtaagattaaataaattaataaattaaacgaccttgattgctacttgtaccccacatagattgcatgagatacggccgggacccacacttgtggacctcgagggatgcctaacaccttcccctcgaggtaatttgaacccttaccctaatctctggcccgttgaccttagttagacttagttaggttagataggcgccctaacgcgccttaatttgttaggtggcgactccaaaactcaaaaatcccaaaagagttgttaggtcgtgcacaaaacccgttttccgcaaaaatggggcgcgacagaatggcgactccgctggggatattaggttcttaccattacgtgtttcatgcttatttatgtggggtttactttatattgtttatttcattatttgctaGGTGTTTATCATATTTAGTTATTCTTTTATTGCCTTATTAATTGTATTCTTTTTATGTTACACCCATTTTCCCTcttcttatttgtttattaccatGTTTCATTCTCccattttccttatttgtttactACATTTAATCCCTTATCCTCTTGCCTTATTTgcgtgatttttatttttacacctttatatgtttaaattccttttatttatttatgctatttatttattattttataaaatgctTATATGTTATCACTTtccaatttaaatgctaaataTTTATTGCTTTGATAACTGACATTCCGCTCATATTTCCCCAAATTGGGACCCTctccttttttcatttttcgtgATGTTGTGCCTTTGCACCTCTCACAACTACTCCAATTCTATTCAAATACCCATTATAGAGAGTCGGCATATGCGTGGACGTAACGGATAATTTTACTACCGCGAAACCACGAGCCTCTCGCATAGAATCCCTTTCAAGTCTGTGTCAAGACAACTCTTAGAAGTCCTTGTTAGGTCATACATGTTGCATAAACCCTAGGTGGTTTGACCCTTGGCGTCAATCCATATAATTAGTAGCCACCCTATTGTCTAAAGGGCCCCAACACCCATTagacaaattgcatatttatgtgtcaatttgatcatcatattttaaatcaaGTCATTATGTCAAAATGGAGGTAAAATCTTTCTTCGActctaaacttcaaattggCAAAGTATAACTTGATTCAATTATGTGACCTTATTCTATTAACTATTACAATTGTCTCACTTTGAGTTTATTGTGTCATtcatttgatattataattttggCTCACTATATAATAACTcggttttatttttgatttactTCTTTGACTAAAGGTTGTCTTGTATTTGGATAATTGGCTCGACTAAGATTCTGCAATATGACAAATATGTTCAACCTTCGAAAAAATCACTCATCTTCTCGTCCAACACAAAGTACCTTTTGGACCATCTCTCCTCATCCTATTCCTACTCACACCCTCTCTCAACAAAGGTCTCCAACACGCCTCAATTTTGATGCTTCACAATATGAGGGAATAGGTGACAAAGTAGAGAAGTCTAAGCTAGATGCACTGCAGCGAAAATGCATGACTTGGAGAAAAAGGTGAATGGAGAATTAATCACAATACCTACTCATGACCTAaggaataaaaatttatgtctaCACCCAGGAGTTGAATTGCCGTTGGGatttaaaattccaaaattcaACATGTTCGACGGACGTGGGGATCCAATGGCACATCTCAAAGATTTTTGCAGCAGGCTAGTTGGCTTAGAAAACAATGAACCTCTCCTAATGAGGTTATTTATTCAAAGCTTATCAGGAATAGCCTTCACTTGGTACGTCAAACAAGACTTTGGCAAATGGCTCGCATGGGAAGACATGGCTCGAGACTTTGTGGaacaatacaagtttaataaCAAGGTTGACCCTACAATGTTAAATTTGCtcaaattgaagaaattaagCCATGAATCTTTTGAGGAATATGTCATACGATGGAGAATGGAAGCCTCCAAGATACGCCACTTACCACATGAGGAGGAGTTGGTCCAAACTCTCATCAGATCACTTGAGGGTATATACTACAAAACCCTATTCTTTGCTGGTATTCAAAGTTTCGATAGTCTAATTCGAATTGGAAAAGAGTTAGAATATGGCATTCAGTCTGGAAGAATTGTTGATACACAAGTTCCTTTTCAAGTCCTGAAAGACTCATTAGAtgaaaggaatgaagatgcatCAACCTATATACCTCCGAAACAAAGAAATCAGAATATTGAGCAAATTCATGCTATTCTTGAGCCTTCCAACCCTCAGGTATCTCAACATAAGGTGAGGAAACCTCGTGTCTTCACTCCCTTAACGAAAACTTTGACCGACATTTTCCAGAGATTATGGGATAAAGGACATCTAAGACCAATAAATGGATGGATTCCCAAGCACTCTACTTCAAACTTTGATCTATCCAAAAATTGTGCCTATCATTCAAACATTCAAGGTCATGACACCGAAGAATGTGCAGCATTGAGAAATAAGATTCAGAATAtgattgaaaaaggaaaaattatagtGCAACAAGGACGACAAAACAACAATTGCAATCCTTCTATGGCGAATACATTCATCGTTCAAGGAGACCCTACGAAGATGTACATTAGGCACTTGACAAGGAAGCGTAAATTACATCACAGAAATTGATATGGACAAGACTTTTATGAATAAAGTTGGCTTTATTGTTCTCATACCTTATGCCCAAAGCCTTCTtcattcctttcatttttccttgtaattctgaactacgtttgacctgatttccttttggatacgtaggcaacccttgaTG
Proteins encoded in this region:
- the LOC138349281 gene encoding uncharacterized protein, with the translated sequence MAHLKDFCSRLVGLENNEPLLMRLFIQSLSGIAFTWYVKQDFGKWLAWEDMARDFVEQYKFNNKVDPTMLNLLKLKKLSHESFEEYVIRWRMEASKIRHLPHEEELVQTLIRSLEGIYYKTLFFAGIQSFDSLIRIGKELEYGIQSGRIVDTQVPFQVLKDSLDERNEDASTYIPPKQRNQNIEQIHAILEPSNPQVSQHKVRKPRVFTPLTKTLTDIFQRLWDKGHLRPINGWIPKHSTSNFDLSKNCAYHSNIQGHDTEECAALRNKIQNMIEKGKIIVQQGRQNNNCNPSMANTFIVQGDPTKMYIRHLTRKRKLHHRN